The sequence below is a genomic window from Clostridium sp. BJN0001.
TAATCTTAATTATATTAAATGTAAAAAAAATAATCATGGAAAAATACATTCTCCATGATTATAAAAATTCATTTTTTAATAAACTATCTTATATCCTGCACTCTCTATAACTTTAATGAATTCTTCTTTTTTTATATCTCTATCTGATTCAACAAAAGCTTTATTTTTATCTAATTCTACATTTACGCTTTTTACTCCGTTTATACCATTTAGAGCATCCTCTACATGTTTTTTACAATGCTCACACATCATTCCTTCAATATTTAATTCATACTTCATATTATTTTTCTCCTCTTTCCTATTTTCAAAATGTTCAAATTTTAAATTTCTAAGACGCAGTGCATTTAATACAACACATACACTGCTCATACTCATAGCTGCAGCTCCTATCATAGGGCTTAGTTTTATTTGAAATAACGGATATAAAACTCCTGCTGCAAGTGGAATAGAAATTACATTATAAAATAATGCCCAAAATAAATTTTCTTTTATATTTTTAATAACAGAACTGCTAAGTTTTATACATGATACTGCATCTAAAAGATCATTTCTTATAAGAACAGCATCAGCGCTTTCTATAGCTATATCTGTTCCACTTCCAATCGCTATTCCTACATCTGCTCTTGCAAGTGCAGGTGCATCATTAATTCCATCACCTATCATTGCAACTTTATGACCTTTTTTCTGTATTTCTGATACATGTTTTTCTTTATCTTCAGGCAGAACCTCTGCTATTACGTTATCTACATCTATTCTTTTTTTAACTGCCTCTGCAGTTTTTTTATTATCTCCTGTAAGCATTACTACATTCATTTTCATTTTCTTTAAAAGTTTTATTGCTTTTCTGCTTGACTCTTTTTCAACATCAGCAATCGCAATAATTCCTAATACTTCTTTTTCATCAGCTAATATTATCGGAGTTTTTCCCTGATTCGCAAATTTATTTACAAAAAATATAACATTTTCTTTATATATATTCTTTTCTTCAATAAGTGCGGTATTTCCCAGGTAATAACTCTTTCCATAAATAGCTGCTTCTATTCCTTTACCAGGAATATTATTAAATGAATCGATTTTATATTTTTCTATTTTTTTCTCTTTAGCATACTTAATTACTGCTTTTGCTAAAGGATGTTCACTTCCATTTTCAATTCCTGCACAAATTTTAAGTATACTTTCTTCATCAAGTTTTAATGAAATAATATCAGTTACCTCTGGTTTTCCTTCAGTTATAGTTCCAGTCTTATCAAGAACTACAGTATCAACTTCATGTGCTTTTTGAAGTATTTCACCTGATTTTATAAGTATTCCATTTTCTGCACCTTTACCTGTACCAACCATAATCGCAACAGGTGTAGCAAGACCAAGTGCACATGGACAAGAAATAACCAAAACAGATATTGCAGTTGAAAGTGAGAATTCAAGAGTAGCACCACTTATAATCCATATTATAAAAACTAAAATTGATATTGATATTACAGCAGGTACAAATATCCCTGCTACTTTATCTGCAAATTCTGCAATAGGTGCTTTACTTGCACTAGCTTCATCAACAAGTTTTATTATTTTACTTATTGTTGAATTTTCAGAAACCTCTTCTGCTTTTACCTTTATAAATCCTGTCTTATTTATTGATGCTGATATTACTTTATCTGAAACTTTTTTAAATACAGGAATGCTTTCCCCTGTAACTGCCGACTCATCTATATCTGCTGTTCCATATATGATAATGCCATCTGCTGGAATACTTTCTCCCGGTTTTACTAGAATAGTATCACCTTTTGAAAGTTCTTCTATAGGAATTACTTTTTCTTTTCCATTAACTTCTATTGTTGCTCTCTTTGGAGCTAAATCCATAAGCTTTCTTACTGCTTCACTCGTTTTCCCTTTTGATTTTGCTTCTAAATATTTACCAAGACTAATTAAAGTTACTATCATTGCTGCGGATTCAAAATATAAATCTTTTCTATATAAATTTACAATATCTATATATCCATATCCAAAGCCGTACCCTATCTTAAATATGGCAAATATTCCATAAACAATTGATGCACCTGATCCAAGTGCAACAAGGCTATCCATATTAGGACTTCTATTTAAAAGATTCTTAAATCCATTTTTAAAATATTTTTTATTTATATATATAATTGGAATAAGAAGAATAAACTGCGTAAATGCAAAAGTAATAGAATTTTTATATCCATAAAAAATATTCTGCATAAATACTGGCGGATT
It includes:
- a CDS encoding heavy metal translocating P-type ATPase — its product is MKKEKFIITGMTCSACSSRVEKCVKNLDGVKKVSVNLLTGTMNTEFDENILNEEKIIQNVIDSGYGASLYDKNGTSIKKDAKKNNSNDEIKNMKKNLIYSFVFLIPLMFISMGEMIFHIFSSNPPVFMQNIFYGYKNSITFAFTQFILLIPIIYINKKYFKNGFKNLLNRSPNMDSLVALGSGASIVYGIFAIFKIGYGFGYGYIDIVNLYRKDLYFESAAMIVTLISLGKYLEAKSKGKTSEAVRKLMDLAPKRATIEVNGKEKVIPIEELSKGDTILVKPGESIPADGIIIYGTADIDESAVTGESIPVFKKVSDKVISASINKTGFIKVKAEEVSENSTISKIIKLVDEASASKAPIAEFADKVAGIFVPAVISISILVFIIWIISGATLEFSLSTAISVLVISCPCALGLATPVAIMVGTGKGAENGILIKSGEILQKAHEVDTVVLDKTGTITEGKPEVTDIISLKLDEESILKICAGIENGSEHPLAKAVIKYAKEKKIEKYKIDSFNNIPGKGIEAAIYGKSYYLGNTALIEEKNIYKENVIFFVNKFANQGKTPIILADEKEVLGIIAIADVEKESSRKAIKLLKKMKMNVVMLTGDNKKTAEAVKKRIDVDNVIAEVLPEDKEKHVSEIQKKGHKVAMIGDGINDAPALARADVGIAIGSGTDIAIESADAVLIRNDLLDAVSCIKLSSSVIKNIKENLFWALFYNVISIPLAAGVLYPLFQIKLSPMIGAAAMSMSSVCVVLNALRLRNLKFEHFENRKEEKNNMKYELNIEGMMCEHCKKHVEDALNGINGVKSVNVELDKNKAFVESDRDIKKEEFIKVIESAGYKIVY